One genomic region from Leptolyngbyaceae cyanobacterium JSC-12 encodes:
- a CDS encoding NADH dehydrogenase, FAD-containing subunit (IMG reference gene:2510094740~PFAM: Pyridine nucleotide-disulphide oxidoreductase), translating to MSQHPARICILGGGFGGLYTALRLSELPWANGEKPEIALVDRRDRFVFAPLLYELMTGELQDWEVAPRFQDLLAGTGVTVYQSTVAGIDLADKRIQLHDGTEFPYTKLVLAMGGETRMNKVPGAAEFALPFRTITDAYRLEARLQSLEVSERDRIRVAIVGGGYSGVELACKLADRLRERGRIRIIELTDQILRTSTEFNRQAADKALKDRDIWLDLDTSVEALTADTISLNYKGTVDMIPVDLVLWTVGTQIADAIAALPLKKNQRGQITVTPTLQVVEHPDVFALGDLADCKDANGQQVATTAQVAIQQADYVGWNLWASLTNRPLLPFRYQHLGEMMTLGINNATLTGLGITLEGIPAVLARRLAYLYRMPTLDHQIRVGLNWITQPIASILKSLT from the coding sequence AACTGCCCTGGGCAAACGGGGAGAAGCCGGAAATAGCGCTGGTTGATCGCCGCGATCGCTTCGTCTTCGCACCGCTTTTGTATGAACTGATGACTGGAGAACTGCAAGACTGGGAAGTGGCTCCTCGCTTTCAAGACTTGCTAGCAGGTACAGGCGTGACCGTTTACCAGAGCACGGTTGCCGGAATCGATCTGGCAGACAAACGAATCCAACTTCATGATGGTACTGAGTTTCCTTACACCAAACTGGTGCTGGCGATGGGTGGAGAAACTCGAATGAATAAAGTGCCGGGGGCTGCCGAATTTGCCCTGCCGTTTCGCACCATCACTGATGCCTATCGCCTAGAGGCACGGCTACAATCGCTAGAAGTCTCAGAGCGCGATCGCATTCGAGTGGCGATCGTTGGTGGAGGATATTCTGGCGTGGAACTGGCATGTAAACTGGCAGATCGGCTCAGAGAGCGAGGACGGATTCGTATTATTGAACTCACCGATCAAATTCTCAGAACTTCAACAGAATTCAATCGTCAGGCAGCCGACAAAGCCCTCAAAGATCGGGATATCTGGCTAGATCTGGATACCAGCGTAGAAGCGTTGACTGCCGACACCATCTCCCTGAACTACAAAGGCACAGTCGATATGATTCCGGTTGATCTGGTGTTGTGGACAGTGGGCACTCAAATTGCCGACGCGATCGCTGCTCTGCCATTAAAAAAGAACCAACGCGGGCAAATTACGGTCACCCCGACGCTGCAAGTCGTCGAGCATCCCGATGTTTTTGCCCTGGGTGATTTGGCAGACTGCAAAGATGCCAACGGGCAACAAGTTGCCACCACAGCCCAAGTCGCCATTCAACAAGCCGATTACGTAGGCTGGAATCTGTGGGCATCCTTGACGAATCGCCCCCTGTTGCCATTCCGCTATCAACATCTCGGTGAAATGATGACCCTCGGCATCAACAACGCAACCCTGACTGGTTTAGGGATAACCCTGGAAGGGATTCCTGCGGTTCTGGCGCGTCGCCTTGCTTACCTTTACCGAATGCCAACGCTAGATCACCAAATCCGAGTGGGCTTAAACTGGATTACCCAACCGATCGCCTCTATCTTGAAAAGTTTGACTTAA
- a CDS encoding 3-oxoacyl-(acyl-carrier-protein) synthase III (IMG reference gene:2510094743~PFAM: 3-Oxoacyl-[acyl-carrier-protein (ACP)] synthase III C terminal; 3-Oxoacyl-[acyl-carrier-protein (ACP)] synthase III~TIGRFAM: 3-oxoacyl-(acyl-carrier-protein) synthase III): MKQPGVGVAVTGSGSAAPAAALDNHQLGQIVDTSDEWIASRTGIRQRRLATPSETLTMLAAEAATGAISMAGLVPTDIDLILLATSTPDDLFGTACRVQAEIGATRAVAFDLTAACSGFVFGLVTAAQYIRTGVYQNVVLIGADVLSRWVDWSDRRTCVLFGDGAGAVVLQANDCDRLLGFELRSDGTQNHYLNLNYQPTAKALLDSVTIGGGTFKPITMNGQEVYRFAVRRVPEVIEKALFRANLTTDDVDWVLLHQANQRILDAVGDRLNVPAEKILSNLAKYGNTSAASIPLVLDEEVRQGQIQPGETLVVSGFGAGLTWGAAVFQWGR; the protein is encoded by the coding sequence TTGAAACAACCAGGGGTAGGAGTTGCGGTCACAGGAAGTGGTTCTGCGGCACCAGCCGCTGCTCTTGACAATCACCAACTCGGTCAAATTGTGGACACGTCCGATGAATGGATTGCTTCTCGCACGGGCATTCGTCAGCGAAGACTTGCCACACCATCAGAAACCTTGACAATGCTGGCAGCTGAAGCCGCGACCGGCGCGATCTCCATGGCAGGGCTGGTTCCCACTGATATTGATCTTATTCTTTTAGCAACTTCTACTCCCGATGACTTGTTTGGGACTGCCTGTCGTGTGCAAGCAGAAATTGGCGCAACTAGGGCTGTGGCGTTTGATTTGACGGCTGCTTGTTCTGGCTTTGTGTTTGGGCTGGTGACGGCAGCTCAATATATTCGCACAGGTGTCTATCAGAATGTGGTGTTGATTGGAGCAGATGTGTTGTCTCGTTGGGTTGATTGGAGCGATCGCCGCACCTGCGTTCTGTTTGGCGATGGGGCTGGAGCGGTAGTGCTGCAAGCGAATGATTGCGATCGCCTGTTAGGCTTTGAACTCCGCAGCGACGGTACCCAAAATCATTACCTGAATTTGAATTACCAACCAACTGCGAAAGCCCTATTAGACTCCGTGACCATTGGTGGTGGCACGTTTAAACCGATCACGATGAACGGGCAGGAGGTGTACCGTTTTGCTGTGCGACGAGTCCCGGAGGTGATTGAGAAAGCCCTGTTCCGTGCCAACCTGACTACAGATGATGTGGACTGGGTACTGTTACACCAGGCAAATCAACGCATTTTAGATGCTGTGGGCGATCGCCTCAATGTTCCGGCTGAAAAGATCCTCAGCAACCTGGCGAAATATGGCAATACTTCTGCTGCATCTATCCCACTTGTCCTGGATGAAGAAGTGCGTCAAGGTCAAATTCAGCCAGGAGAAACGCTGGTTGTTTCCGGTTTTGGTGCTGGCTTAACCTGGGGTGCCGCTGTTTTCCAGTGGGGACGGTGA
- a CDS encoding phosphate:acyl-(acyl carrier protein) acyltransferase (IMG reference gene:2510094744~PFAM: Fatty acid synthesis protein~TIGRFAM: fatty acid/phospholipid synthesis protein PlsX), with the protein MGSTRARIAIDAMGGDHAPGEVVAGALRAREELGVEVLLVGDPERVEAAMRHHTTSTALEIVSATDIVEMDEEPLSALRRKPKASINVAMDLVKKGKADAVVSAGHSGAAMAAALLRLGRLPGIDRPAIGAVFPTMIAGKPVIVLDVGANVDCRPKFLEQFAVMGSIYSQYVLGVPEPKVGLLNIGEESSKGNELALRTHQLLQESTRMAFIGNAEGRDVLSGNFDVIVCDGFVGNILLKFAEAVGEVVLQILREELPQGMHGKLGVSILKPNLKRIKQRIDHAEHGGGLLLGVDGICIISHGSSQAPSIFNAVRLAREAVDNQVLDRIRANYVEGNQESAVSSQTAET; encoded by the coding sequence ATGGGATCGACGCGGGCACGGATTGCAATTGATGCCATGGGTGGAGACCACGCCCCCGGTGAAGTGGTTGCTGGAGCACTGAGAGCACGAGAGGAGTTGGGTGTTGAGGTATTGCTAGTTGGTGACCCAGAACGGGTCGAAGCAGCAATGCGTCATCATACAACTTCGACGGCACTAGAAATTGTTTCGGCTACAGATATTGTGGAAATGGATGAAGAGCCGTTGAGTGCTCTTCGCCGAAAACCCAAAGCGTCAATCAACGTCGCGATGGATTTGGTCAAAAAAGGTAAAGCTGATGCCGTTGTTTCTGCGGGACACTCTGGCGCAGCGATGGCAGCCGCTTTGTTGCGCTTGGGACGGTTACCAGGAATTGATCGTCCGGCGATTGGGGCTGTTTTTCCAACCATGATTGCTGGAAAGCCAGTGATTGTTCTAGATGTCGGTGCTAATGTGGATTGCCGTCCTAAGTTTCTGGAACAATTTGCAGTGATGGGGTCTATCTATTCTCAGTATGTACTGGGGGTACCAGAACCTAAGGTTGGCTTACTGAATATTGGTGAGGAATCCAGTAAGGGGAATGAGCTAGCCCTCAGAACTCATCAACTGCTGCAGGAAAGTACTCGCATGGCATTTATTGGCAATGCAGAGGGACGAGATGTGCTTTCAGGGAATTTTGATGTGATTGTATGTGATGGCTTTGTTGGCAATATTCTGCTGAAATTTGCGGAAGCAGTCGGTGAAGTAGTTTTGCAAATTCTCCGAGAAGAACTTCCCCAGGGGATGCATGGTAAGCTTGGAGTCTCTATTCTCAAGCCCAACCTGAAGCGTATCAAACAGCGGATTGATCACGCGGAGCATGGGGGTGGATTGTTGCTGGGAGTGGATGGGATTTGTATCATTAGTCACGGTAGTTCTCAAGCGCCTTCTATTTTTAATGCAGTACGGTTAGCCAGAGAAGCAGTGGACAATCAGGTGTTAGACCGTATCCGGGCGAATTATGTTGAAGGGAATCAGGAGTCCGCTGTTAGCAGCCAGACTGCAGAAACCTAA
- a CDS encoding hypothetical protein (IMG reference gene:2510094741~PFAM: Domain of unknown function (DUF427)): MYPQRLPPQPGQESVWDYPRPPRLEDTHKHIQIICHGVKIADTHRAKRVLETSHPPVYYLPPEDVQMQYLVKSPRTTYCEWKGQGAYYNVVMGDKTLENVAWYYPNPTSAFANIKNYIAFYPAPMDACYVDGEQVEPQPGNFYGGWITSDIVGPFKGGAGSWGW, translated from the coding sequence ATGTATCCTCAACGCCTCCCACCCCAACCCGGACAAGAATCTGTGTGGGATTATCCGCGCCCACCCCGCCTGGAAGACACCCACAAGCACATTCAGATTATTTGTCACGGGGTCAAGATTGCCGATACGCACCGCGCGAAACGAGTGCTGGAAACCAGTCACCCACCTGTTTATTACCTTCCACCGGAAGATGTTCAGATGCAATACCTGGTAAAAAGTCCCCGTACCACTTACTGCGAATGGAAGGGGCAAGGAGCTTACTACAACGTGGTCATGGGGGATAAAACTCTAGAAAATGTTGCCTGGTACTACCCCAATCCCACCTCCGCCTTTGCGAACATCAAAAACTACATTGCCTTCTATCCCGCCCCAATGGATGCTTGCTATGTGGATGGCGAACAAGTAGAACCGCAGCCAGGAAATTTTTACGGCGGCTGGATTACCAGCGATATTGTGGGGCCGTTTAAGGGCGGAGCCGGAAGTTGGGGATGGTGA
- a CDS encoding ribokinase (IMG reference gene:2510094742~PFAM: pfkB family carbohydrate kinase~TIGRFAM: ribokinase), protein MAVIVFGSLNMDLVSRTPRLPLPGETIIGSNFFTTPGGKGANQAVAIARLGIPTRMIGRVGKDAFGHELLTALQATDIDTSGITVDNTTHSGVAIITVTDTGENQIIGVLGANAQINETDVERLIQQLPQAKVLMLQLEIPIPAVKAAAQAAHEAGVVVMLDPAPAPTESIDDIYPFVDFLLPNEIEAGQLVGFPVNSPETAASAASTLQQRGAKTVIIKLGAQGVFCASPEATLFQPAFSVHAIDTVAAGDAFAGGFAAALVEGRPLKQALTWGCAAGALATTKVGAQSAMSDRRTFLFFLEAQL, encoded by the coding sequence ATGGCAGTGATTGTGTTTGGCAGTCTGAATATGGATTTGGTCAGCCGCACTCCGCGCCTGCCACTACCTGGAGAAACTATCATTGGCTCTAACTTTTTCACCACGCCCGGAGGAAAGGGAGCAAATCAAGCTGTGGCGATCGCCCGGTTGGGCATTCCCACCAGAATGATTGGTCGCGTGGGCAAAGATGCCTTTGGGCACGAATTATTGACAGCGTTACAGGCAACAGACATTGACACCAGCGGCATAACGGTCGATAACACCACCCATTCTGGCGTCGCCATTATTACCGTAACCGATACAGGCGAAAATCAGATTATTGGCGTATTGGGGGCTAATGCCCAAATTAATGAGACGGATGTAGAACGCTTGATTCAGCAACTGCCTCAAGCAAAGGTGCTAATGCTGCAATTAGAAATTCCGATTCCAGCTGTTAAAGCTGCCGCCCAAGCAGCCCATGAGGCGGGGGTTGTAGTCATGCTTGACCCCGCTCCGGCTCCCACCGAGTCCATCGATGATATCTATCCCTTCGTTGATTTTCTGCTTCCTAATGAGATAGAAGCCGGACAACTGGTAGGCTTTCCGGTGAATTCGCCAGAGACAGCTGCAAGCGCTGCATCTACTCTGCAACAGCGGGGGGCTAAAACAGTCATCATCAAGCTCGGTGCTCAGGGGGTGTTCTGTGCCTCACCGGAGGCAACCTTGTTCCAGCCAGCGTTTTCAGTCCATGCGATCGACACCGTTGCGGCTGGCGATGCCTTTGCTGGAGGGTTTGCCGCTGCCCTGGTGGAAGGACGTCCCCTGAAACAAGCCCTCACCTGGGGGTGCGCCGCTGGAGCACTGGCAACAACCAAAGTTGGTGCCCAATCTGCCATGAGCGATCGCCGCACATTTCTATTCTTCTTAGAAGCACAACTTTAG